In Antechinus flavipes isolate AdamAnt ecotype Samford, QLD, Australia chromosome 3, AdamAnt_v2, whole genome shotgun sequence, a genomic segment contains:
- the LOC127557576 gene encoding transcription initiation factor TFIID subunit 1-like, which produces MREAEPPLRPARLAPQVQAAPWNTTRAFLAATKGQCLLEVTGAADPTGCGEGISYVRLKQENKIRLEGERLMGTDADLRRLTLKKAQKLLRVFGVSEEEIKKLSRWEVIAAVRALSTKELKSGANSRDLTKFARTSQSSAAEQQRRFQQEVQRVFDLQNRPPAFREVCDGRANAPSSLLGETFRAFGGKYRRKGQVLSGMLGLLPRVPPASLLCPLRVLASTDVLSTDTDSETSDEENAQVLDSMCHDIEDLLEGKTNPQKLQRQKEKQEYQELQRLMLGGDGGARPQEKDRGPPASRAEFLVIYRTYVDESGKEYVRNEIVRDPAVIKVYIQVKTTQNEDSIRQFFHADEQKRQELRKEKKRLQDRLRRMRIANQREKQKEQRSPGKLPKPEAPKSKLLCGACGSHGHIKTNKACPKYCPPKDLGPRLKVMTQEQEERELAKRLPQESLIKVQETKIFMKRKLFETMNEVRRETLKVRVEKRPQKNPKNLIPHPKRKSVCIDDKESLSCIRHPCQPALPCPPTRRASSCAKSPGFPLKRSEQLPSVKSAASPPQKTPPSPANETQSEPEAPSFPRHKSWGLQNWLPQKGRSLTCPQKEKPDSVARTPPPKADRIPPARESRDPPGCSEPSGHRHKRPRNSLYQSGQEGTQEFSNCVSQAGPDRSRQSSPLFKDSQKPDPGASSWDRSPDGPSQKHHVSILYEDLQVSDTDDEESEESEESEEEEEI; this is translated from the exons ATGCGCGAGGCTGAGCCCCCTCTCAGACCAGCCCGGCTTGCGCCTCAGGTCCAGGCTGCCCCGTGGAACACAACGCGGGCCTTCCTCGCGGCGACCAAGGGCCAGTGTTTGCTGGAGGTGACGGGAGCCGCCGACCCCACGGGCTGTGGAGAGGGCATTTCCTACGTCAGACTCAAG CAGGAGAACAAGATCCGCTTGGAGGGAGAGAGGCTGATGGGGACCGACGCGGACCTCCGCCGGCTCACCCTGAAGAAAGCCCAGAAGCTGCTGAGGGTATTTGGGGTCTCGGAGGAGGAG ATCAAAAAGCTGTCCCGCTGGGAGGTGATTGCCGCTGTCCGCGCCCTGTCCACCAAGGAGCTGAAATCGGGGGCCAACTCCAGAGACCTCACCAAGTTTGCGCGCACGTCCCAGTCCTCGGCGGCCGAGCAGCAGAGACGCTTCCAGCAGGAGGTCCAAAGGGTGTTTGACCTGCAGAACAG GCCCCCG GCGTTCCGAGAGGTCTGTGATGGCCGGGCGAACGCTCCCTCTTCCCTTCTGGGCGAGACTTTCAGGGCATTCGGCGGGAAGTACCGGAGAAAAGGGCAGGTCCTGAGCGGGATGCTCGGGCTGCTCCCTCGGGTCCCCCCGGCCTCTCTCCTCTGCCCTCTCAGGGTCCTGGCGTCCACCGACGTGCTGTCCACCGACACGGACAGTGAGACATCGGATGAAGAGAACGCTCAGGTGCTGGACAGCATGTGTCACGACATCGAAGACCTCCTGGAGGGCAAGACCAACCCTCAAAAGCtgcagagacagaaggagaagcAGGAGTACCAGGAGCTGCAGCGGCTCATGCTCGGAGGAGATGGGGGTGCGCGTCCCCAAGAAAAAG ACCGGGGCCCACCCGCCTCGCGCGCTGAGTTTCTGGTCATCTACCGCACGTATGTGGACGAGTCTGGGAAGGAATACGTCCGGAACGAGATAGTCCGGGATCCAGCGGTGATCAAAGTCTACATCCAAGTGAAGACCACCCAAAATGAGGACTCCAT CCGGCAGTTCTTCCACGCTGATGAGCAGAAGCGGCAGGAGCTgcggaaggagaagaagagactCCAAGACAGACTCCGCCGGATGCGCATCGCCAACCAAAGGGAAAAGCAGAAGGAACAACGTTCCCCGGGGAAGCTTCCCAAGCCCGAGGCCCCTAAATCCAAG CTCTTATGTGGCGCCTGTGGGTCCCACGGACACATCAAGACAAACAAGGCTTGTCCGAAGTACTGCCCCCCCAAGGACCTGGGCCCCAGGCTCAAAGTCATGACCCAGGAGCAAGAGGAGAGGGAGCTGGCCAAGCGGCTCCCTCAGGAGTCCCTCATCAAAGTCCAGGAAACCAAGATTTTCATGAAGAGGAAGCTGTTTGAAAC catgaatGAGGTCCGAAGGGAAACCCTGAAGGTGAGGGTTGAGAAACGGCCCCAGAAGAACCCGAAGAACCTCATCCCTCACCCGAAGAGGAAATCTGTGTGTATTGACGATAAGGAAAGTTTAAGCTGCATCAGG CATCCATGCCAGCCTGCCCTTCCTTGCCCTCCAACCAGGAGGGCATCTTCTTGTGCCAAATCACCCGGGTTTCCTTTGAAAAGGAGCGAGCAGCTTCCTTCTGTAAAATCTGCAGCCAGCCCCCCTCAGAAGACTCCGCCATCTCCAGCCAATGAAACGCAGAGCGAACCTGAAGCACCCTCATTTCCTCGGCATAAAAGCTGGGGTCTCCAAAACTGGCTCCCGCAAAAGGGCAGGAGTTTAACCTGTCCCCAGAAAGAAAAGCCAGATAGCGTGGCTCGGACTCCTCCACCCAAGGCAGACCGAATCCCTCCTGCGAGAGAGTCTCGGGACCCCCCAGGCTGTTCAGAACCATCTGGCCATAGGCACAAGAGGCCCAGAAACTCTCTGTACCAGTCGGGCCAGGAAGGGACCCAGGAGTTTTCCAATTGTGTTTCCCAGGCTGGACCCGATAGGTCACGTCAGAGCTCCCCACTGTTCAAGGACTCCCAGAAACCAGATCCAGGG GCTTCTTCTTGGGACAGAAGCCCGGACGGTCCATCCCAGAAGCATCACGTCAGTATTTTGTATGAGGACCTCCAAGTTTCTGACACAGATGATGAAGAGAGTGAAGAGAGTGAAGAgagtgaagaggaagaggaaatctAG